One Pristiophorus japonicus isolate sPriJap1 chromosome 19, sPriJap1.hap1, whole genome shotgun sequence genomic window carries:
- the LOC139230182 gene encoding probable G-protein coupled receptor 139 — MGQPVIIQIENIYYPILAIVGLPANLVTIIIFSRGRCGLSKCITRYLVAMAAADLMVMIFELIMYEIHDAYFPYSFLNYTPICSLNLALYYYFIDCSVWLTVAFTFDRFVAICCQTLQTKYCTERTAVVVIAVICFLSILENIPIYFVFEPREIIDNVPWCCYVKSSFYTSPTWIAFLWLETIITPFAPFVLIMLLNALTIKHIVLANRVRRSLRANNNGEKHTDVEMESRRKSIILLLAISGNFILLWMVNFIVFTYVQFTDTQFMEANYYDSFTIAELSGDMLRSLSACTNTFIYAVSQGKFREELKNVIKLPHALFTNLIK; from the exons ATGGGACAGCCGGTAATCATCCAGATAGAAAACATTTACTATCCTATTCTTGCaatagttggtcttcctg CTAATTTGGTGACAATCATCATTTTCTCCCgtggaaggtgcggtctctccaaatgcatcacccgttacctggtggccatggcagctgcTGATTTAATGGTCATGATATTTGAACTAATTATGTATGAGATTCATGATGCTTATTTCCCATATTCCTTCCTAAACTATACTCCCATTTGTAGTCTCAATCTCGCCCTGTATTATTATTTTATTGATTGTTCTGTCTGGCTAACTGTGGCTTTCACATTTGATCGATTTGTCGCTATTTGttgccaaaccttgcaaacaaaatatTGCACCGAAAGGACTGCGGTTGTGGTGATAGCAGTGATATGTTTCTTAAGCATTTTAGAAAATATTCCAATCTACTTTGTATTTGAACCTCGGGAAATTATTGACAATGTTCCATGGTGCTGCTATGTAAAATCAAGCTTCTATACCTCACCCACATGGATAGCATTTTTGTGGTTGGAAACGATTATAACCCCATTTGCGCCATTTGTGCTGATCATGTTGCTCAATGCCCTCACCATCAAGCACATTGTACTGGCCAATAGAGTGAGGAGGAGTCTCCGAGCAAACAACAATGGTGAGAAACACACTGATGTAGAGATGGAgagccgaaggaaatccatcattttactgctcgCTATATCTGGCAATTTCATACTATTATGGATGGTAAATTTTATCGTTTTCACATATGTGCAATTTACAGATACTCAATTTATGGAAGCAAATTACTACGACTCTTTTACCATTGCAGAACTATCCGGGGATATGTTAAGGTCTTTGAGCGCTTGCACAAACACGTTTATTTATGCAGTGTCCCAGGGAAAATTCAGAGAGGAATTAAAGAATGTGATTAAACTGCCCCATGCTCTCTTTACTAATTTAATCAAATAA